One genomic window of Campylobacter curvus includes the following:
- a CDS encoding M48 family metallopeptidase, translated as MKIGSIDVAVARKDIKNLHISVMPPNGEVRVSAPFDASDDRIRMAVAGRLAWIRKHQNIYNSQERIGAREIVSGESHYLWGERYLMQVINGVGGVTVKHNKMVLSVQDGGNFESRKRILEKFYRNELRTKIAKILEIWETKIGVKSSSIRILKMKTKWGSCNIKDGNIVINYELAKKPLECLEYIVVHELVHMLERHHNKNFIAYMDRFLPNWRTIKNMLNALPLENLK; from the coding sequence ATGAAAATAGGCTCGATTGATGTTGCGGTAGCGCGAAAAGACATAAAAAACCTACACATCTCCGTAATGCCGCCAAATGGCGAAGTAAGAGTAAGTGCGCCGTTTGATGCGAGTGATGATAGAATTCGCATGGCTGTGGCTGGCAGGCTCGCATGGATACGTAAACATCAAAATATTTATAACTCGCAAGAGCGCATAGGTGCAAGAGAGATAGTAAGCGGCGAAAGTCACTATCTGTGGGGTGAGCGATATCTAATGCAGGTAATAAACGGGGTCGGCGGCGTGACGGTAAAGCATAATAAGATGGTATTAAGCGTGCAAGATGGCGGAAATTTTGAAAGTAGAAAACGAATTTTAGAAAAATTCTACCGAAATGAACTAAGGACAAAAATCGCAAAAATACTAGAAATTTGGGAAACAAAAATCGGAGTAAAATCAAGCTCCATAAGAATCCTAAAAATGAAAACCAAATGGGGAAGTTGTAATATAAAAGATGGCAATATTGTTATCAACTACGAACTCGCAAAAAAACCGCTAGAATGCCTAGAATACATAGTCGTTCATGAGCTTGTACATATGCTAGAAAGACACCATAATAAAAATTTCATAGCATACATGGATAGGTTTTTGCCAAACTGGCGAACGATAAAAAATATGCTAAACGCATTGCCACTAGAAAATTTAAAATAA
- a CDS encoding aldehyde dehydrogenase family protein: MAELLSKYGLFINGEWRDAKNGATLKTYDPANGKFLAEIADATEEDVNDAVKAARAAFNKFRHSTVAERSRLLNKIADVIEANKEHLARVETMDNGKPIRETLNVDIPFAAEHFRYFAGVIAGEEGSANVLDEKQLSIVLREPIGVVGQIVPWNFPFLMAAWKLAPVIAASDASVFKPSSETSLSVLELFRLIADILPKGLVNIVTGKGSKAGEWLKNHPGIDKLAFTGSTEIGRDIAIAAAQRIIPATLELGGKSANIFFGDADIEKALDGIQLGILFNQGQVCCAGSRIFVEEAFYDKFMAAAIKKFENIKVGDPLDPNTQMGSQINKKQAEQILNYVEIGKKEGAKVAVGGEAYTANGCDKGAFVKPTLLTDVTNDMRVAQEEIFGPVGVVIKFKNEEELLKMVNDSEYGLGGGIFTQDITKALRVARSMETGRVWINTYNQIPAGSPFGGYKNSGIGRETHKIILEHYTQMKNIMIDLTGKPSGFYKQ, from the coding sequence ATGGCAGAACTTTTAAGCAAATACGGTCTTTTCATAAATGGCGAGTGGCGCGACGCTAAAAACGGTGCGACTCTAAAAACATACGATCCCGCAAACGGGAAATTCCTAGCAGAGATAGCCGATGCGACCGAAGAGGACGTAAATGACGCCGTCAAAGCGGCACGTGCGGCATTTAATAAATTTAGGCACTCGACCGTTGCCGAGCGTAGCCGTCTTTTAAACAAGATAGCCGATGTCATCGAGGCTAATAAAGAGCATCTGGCGCGTGTCGAGACGATGGATAACGGCAAACCCATCCGCGAGACGCTAAACGTCGATATCCCGTTTGCAGCCGAGCATTTTAGGTATTTTGCCGGTGTGATCGCAGGCGAGGAAGGTAGCGCGAACGTGCTTGATGAGAAGCAGCTTTCTATCGTGCTTCGCGAGCCTATCGGCGTCGTCGGTCAGATCGTGCCTTGGAATTTTCCGTTTTTGATGGCGGCTTGGAAGCTAGCTCCGGTCATCGCGGCCAGCGATGCGAGCGTATTCAAGCCTTCAAGCGAGACTAGCCTTAGCGTGCTGGAGCTGTTTCGCCTGATAGCAGACATCTTGCCAAAAGGACTCGTAAATATCGTGACCGGCAAGGGTAGCAAGGCCGGCGAATGGCTGAAAAATCACCCCGGCATAGATAAGCTCGCATTCACAGGCTCAACGGAGATCGGCCGCGACATAGCCATAGCCGCCGCACAGCGCATCATCCCTGCCACGCTCGAGCTTGGCGGAAAGAGCGCGAATATCTTCTTTGGCGATGCGGACATAGAAAAGGCGCTTGATGGCATACAGCTTGGAATTTTATTCAACCAAGGGCAAGTTTGCTGCGCGGGCTCCAGGATCTTCGTAGAAGAGGCATTTTACGATAAATTTATGGCGGCTGCGATCAAGAAATTTGAGAATATAAAAGTCGGCGATCCGCTCGATCCTAACACTCAAATGGGCTCTCAGATCAATAAAAAGCAAGCCGAGCAAATTTTAAATTATGTCGAGATCGGTAAAAAAGAAGGCGCTAAAGTCGCGGTCGGCGGCGAGGCATATACCGCAAACGGGTGCGACAAAGGTGCTTTCGTAAAGCCTACCTTGCTAACTGACGTGACTAATGACATGCGCGTGGCGCAAGAGGAGATATTTGGCCCTGTCGGCGTCGTCATCAAATTTAAAAACGAAGAAGAGCTTTTAAAGATGGTAAACGACAGCGAATACGGCCTAGGTGGCGGGATCTTCACTCAAGATATCACGAAAGCCCTACGCGTAGCTCGCTCGATGGAGACCGGGCGCGTTTGGATAAATACATACAACCAAATCCCTGCAGGCAGCCCGTTTGGCGGGTATAAAAACTCAGGTATCGGCCGCGAGACGCATAAGATCATCCTAGAGCACTACACTCAGATGAAAAATATCATGATAGATCTGACCGGCAAACCAAGCGGCTTTTATAAACAATGA
- a CDS encoding response regulator transcription factor codes for MVRILLVEDDETLLEMISEYLNENGYEVISCTNAQDAADLAYEQTFDLLILDVKIPKGDGFSLLSSLRKLGVTTPSIFTTSLNTLNDLETGYASGCDDYLKKPYELKELLIRIQSLLKRNFSHTNSEFIELGNGYKFYPQSKNLTKDDANVSISGKESELLTLFLQNKNKLLSKQTIFERVWGFDEEPSEQSLRVYIKNLRQILGKDSIINKRGDGYIYV; via the coding sequence ATGGTAAGAATTTTGCTCGTAGAGGACGATGAAACGCTGCTTGAGATGATAAGCGAGTATCTAAACGAAAACGGATACGAGGTCATCTCATGCACGAACGCCCAAGATGCGGCGGATCTAGCCTACGAGCAAACATTCGATCTGCTCATACTTGATGTCAAGATCCCCAAAGGGGACGGTTTCTCCCTCCTTTCCTCATTAAGAAAGCTCGGTGTCACTACGCCGAGCATCTTTACCACCTCGCTAAATACGCTAAACGACCTCGAGACGGGCTATGCTAGCGGCTGCGATGACTATCTCAAAAAGCCATACGAGCTAAAAGAGCTTTTGATACGTATCCAAAGCCTGCTCAAGCGAAATTTCTCTCATACAAATAGCGAATTTATCGAGCTTGGTAACGGCTATAAATTTTACCCGCAAAGTAAAAATTTGACTAAAGACGACGCAAATGTGAGCATCTCGGGCAAAGAGAGCGAGCTGCTAACGCTATTTTTGCAAAACAAAAATAAGCTTTTAAGCAAGCAAACCATCTTTGAAAGGGTTTGGGGCTTTGATGAAGAGCCTAGCGAGCAAAGCCTTCGCGTTTATATCAAAAATTTACGCCAAATTTTAGGCAAAGACAGCATCATAAACAAAAGAGGTGACGGCTACATCTATGTCTGA
- a CDS encoding type II toxin-antitoxin system RelE/ParE family toxin, translating into MIKSFADKETELIYNETFSKKFPPDVQQKALRKLLMINNADNLNDLRSPPSNRLEKLIGDRKDEYSIRINDKWRICFKLENKNDFCDVQIVDYH; encoded by the coding sequence ATGATAAAGAGTTTTGCAGACAAAGAGACCGAGCTTATATACAATGAGACTTTTTCAAAAAAGTTTCCGCCCGATGTGCAGCAAAAGGCTTTGCGCAAACTCTTGATGATAAACAATGCGGATAATTTAAACGATTTGCGCTCTCCGCCGTCCAATCGCCTAGAAAAACTAATAGGCGATAGAAAAGACGAGTATAGTATAAGAATAAACGACAAATGGCGCATTTGTTTTAAGCTAGAAAACAAAAACGATTTTTGCGACGTGCAAATAGTGGATTATCATTAA
- a CDS encoding AEC family transporter: protein MNFTPLFAIFFIIATGFFAKKVGIVEQKHSISFVDFVLCFAMPALIFDKIYHVNVDASLINTILIGFVSTAISAALAFVIGKVFKFTKITTISMAMLSLFGNTLFVGMPVIQGFFGDAMINEVIFYDQIATGIPLSILGPLILSFAASEKVSLFQNTMKILKFPPFIALIMGLILKEVPLPDFIFAPLRMFEGSVTPVALFAIGVGLNFSSITSSYKGVSVVLLCKMILPAIVFFIILKVSGIQMSKTWVVGLFQCAMPTSALASAMVIKSGLDSSLAISSVALGVAFSFVTLPALFYIFGI from the coding sequence ATGAATTTCACACCACTTTTTGCAATATTTTTCATAATCGCAACTGGTTTTTTTGCTAAAAAAGTCGGCATTGTTGAGCAAAAGCACTCGATCTCATTTGTGGATTTTGTCCTTTGTTTTGCAATGCCTGCGCTAATCTTTGATAAAATTTACCACGTAAATGTCGATGCCTCACTTATAAACACGATCCTAATCGGCTTTGTATCAACCGCCATTAGTGCTGCTTTGGCATTTGTTATAGGCAAGGTTTTTAAATTTACCAAAATAACAACCATTAGTATGGCCATGCTAAGCCTTTTTGGCAACACCCTATTTGTCGGTATGCCTGTCATTCAGGGCTTCTTTGGCGATGCGATGATAAATGAGGTCATCTTTTACGATCAAATAGCCACTGGTATCCCGCTTTCGATCCTTGGACCACTCATCCTATCTTTTGCCGCATCAGAGAAGGTCTCATTGTTTCAAAATACAATGAAAATTTTAAAATTTCCACCATTTATAGCGCTCATTATGGGTCTTATCTTAAAAGAAGTCCCGCTTCCAGATTTTATCTTTGCGCCACTTAGGATGTTTGAAGGTAGCGTCACCCCAGTCGCACTTTTTGCGATCGGCGTTGGTCTTAACTTTAGCAGTATCACAAGCTCATATAAAGGCGTTAGTGTCGTACTTTTGTGTAAGATGATATTGCCAGCTATCGTATTTTTCATCATATTAAAAGTCTCAGGCATCCAGATGAGCAAAACTTGGGTCGTTGGTCTCTTCCAATGTGCGATGCCAACATCAGCCCTTGCAAGTGCGATGGTCATAAAATCTGGACTTGATAGCTCACTAGCCATCTCCTCGGTCGCACTCGGCGTTGCATTTAGTTTCGTCACGCTTCCGGCACTATTTTATATATTTGGTATCTAA
- a CDS encoding HigA family addiction module antitoxin, translated as MNRIPLPTIGEILASEFMEPYGLSAYRLAKDIDLPVSRIQDILHGRRRVSIDTALRLSRYFSMSDGFFINLQSDIELRESKNRQKAELEAIKPISVISA; from the coding sequence ATGAATAGAATACCTCTTCCTACGATAGGAGAAATTTTAGCTAGCGAATTTATGGAACCTTACGGCCTATCGGCATATAGACTAGCCAAAGATATAGATTTGCCGGTTTCTCGCATACAAGATATTTTACATGGAAGACGCAGAGTATCTATAGATACGGCCTTGAGGCTCTCAAGATACTTCTCGATGTCCGACGGATTTTTTATTAATTTACAAAGCGATATAGAGCTAAGAGAAAGCAAAAATAGGCAAAAAGCCGAGCTGGAAGCCATAAAGCCGATAAGCGTTATTAGCGCGTAA
- a CDS encoding sensor histidine kinase, producing MSEKAKILFKILSLYLVTSALFLGYFFINDYEMKKEALISNEVKNLKEIKMGIYMKARMNGVSSIGALTREKGVRACIFTQNGEKIYADENCSETRPKNVSIEGGKVAIFEAIQNMESNATDELSKAKILLFGKDIQGEILALQVKTSLNLILALAALLFVAFYLAKLALKPLYIKINTLNRFIKDSTHEINTPLSIIMMSIETADKSSLSPRNLKRMNNIELAAKSLSNIYDDLVHLTFSSGKSTKKELIDLHELLLERLDYFAPFFAKRNLKITTYLSASSINANRYEMTKILDNLLSNAAKYTNLGGNVAINLAPNAFSITNSGEGISKEQQSKIYERYTRFNSDQGGFGIGLSLVKQSCQNNDISIKCQSEPGKDTTFLLEWQI from the coding sequence ATGTCTGAAAAAGCCAAAATTTTATTTAAGATCCTATCCTTATACCTAGTCACGAGCGCCCTATTTTTGGGATATTTTTTTATAAACGACTACGAGATGAAAAAAGAAGCGCTCATATCAAATGAGGTCAAAAATTTAAAAGAGATAAAGATGGGTATCTATATGAAAGCGCGCATGAACGGCGTGAGCTCTATCGGCGCTCTCACACGTGAAAAGGGCGTGAGAGCTTGCATATTTACCCAAAACGGAGAGAAAATTTACGCCGATGAAAACTGCAGCGAAACTAGGCCAAAAAATGTATCTATCGAAGGCGGCAAAGTAGCGATATTCGAGGCTATCCAAAACATGGAAAGCAACGCCACGGACGAGCTTTCAAAGGCTAAAATTTTACTCTTTGGCAAAGATATACAAGGTGAAATTTTAGCCCTTCAGGTAAAAACGTCGTTAAATTTGATCCTTGCATTAGCAGCGCTACTTTTTGTGGCGTTTTATCTGGCAAAGCTCGCTCTAAAGCCTCTTTACATCAAGATAAACACACTAAATCGCTTCATCAAAGACTCCACGCACGAGATAAACACTCCGCTTAGCATCATCATGATGAGCATCGAAACGGCTGATAAGAGCTCGCTAAGCCCTAGAAATCTAAAGCGCATGAACAACATTGAGCTGGCCGCAAAGAGTCTTAGCAACATCTATGACGACCTCGTTCATCTCACGTTTAGCTCGGGCAAAAGCACAAAAAAAGAGCTCATCGACCTACACGAGCTGCTTTTAGAGAGGCTTGATTATTTCGCGCCGTTTTTTGCAAAGCGAAATTTAAAAATAACCACGTATCTAAGTGCTTCTAGCATAAACGCAAATCGCTACGAGATGACTAAAATTTTAGACAACCTTCTTAGCAACGCCGCAAAATACACAAACCTCGGCGGCAACGTAGCCATAAATTTAGCCCCGAACGCCTTTAGCATCACAAACAGCGGCGAGGGCATCAGCAAAGAGCAGCAAAGTAAAATTTACGAGCGCTACACTCGCTTTAATAGCGACCAGGGCGGCTTTGGCATAGGCTTAAGCCTAGTCAAACAATCCTGTCAAAACAACGATATATCCATAAAATGTCAAAGCGAGCCCGGCAAAGATACGACGTTTTTGCTTGAGTGGCAAATTTAA
- a CDS encoding TolC family protein, translating into MKIKILILLCLACAVYGGNLAEIIALAQSAKQESLSKFNKNTSFDEQQNKRLNISFDGRYTFVPGIEGGYMTKAGSITAKIEYLLFDGGASEAANKILAHSNTIDIYKNEELANLTAFQIGKIYFNAVALDSLIALEDGYIGTLASLLEEAQFFYEYNEIGKDEFDALNFVLAKHKSELEELNLKRTELKSRINLLSNGDLDFIAGSKVQMPDFSKEILSAKLAAARQDQIIKEQQSQQEKSKLTPKVYLKDSQGFSNDSFKKGDKSGSQMLGSYADANRPMLEFQWSLPDSLAASRQSQIKRIEEQKAALELSDEESMLAARLGGLESKIKRLTSQVQIAQLKQDALKQNLQNFTRRYQSGAIKYGEFLFLLDKNFSDRLNFILDSDELEITKLEYFYERAEDVTTRIKG; encoded by the coding sequence TTGAAGATTAAAATTTTGATACTATTATGTCTTGCTTGCGCCGTTTATGGCGGGAATTTAGCCGAGATCATAGCCTTGGCTCAAAGTGCAAAGCAAGAGAGCTTGAGCAAATTTAACAAAAACACGTCGTTTGACGAGCAGCAAAACAAACGGCTAAATATCTCTTTTGACGGGCGATATACCTTTGTGCCCGGCATCGAGGGCGGCTACATGACAAAGGCGGGCAGCATTACGGCAAAGATCGAGTATCTGCTCTTTGACGGCGGTGCGAGCGAGGCTGCAAATAAAATTTTAGCCCACTCGAACACTATCGACATCTACAAAAACGAGGAGCTCGCAAATTTGACTGCTTTTCAGATAGGTAAAATTTACTTTAACGCCGTAGCGCTGGACTCGCTCATAGCGCTTGAGGACGGATATATCGGCACGCTAGCTTCCTTGCTTGAGGAGGCGCAGTTTTTTTACGAGTATAACGAGATCGGCAAGGATGAATTCGATGCGCTGAATTTCGTCCTGGCAAAGCATAAAAGCGAGCTTGAAGAGCTAAATTTAAAGCGCACCGAGCTAAAATCGCGTATAAATCTGCTCTCAAACGGCGATCTTGACTTCATTGCCGGCTCAAAGGTGCAAATGCCTGATTTTAGCAAAGAAATTTTAAGCGCAAAGCTCGCCGCCGCACGCCAAGATCAGATCATAAAAGAGCAACAAAGCCAGCAAGAAAAGAGCAAGCTCACACCAAAGGTCTATCTGAAAGACTCGCAAGGCTTTAGCAACGATAGCTTTAAAAAGGGCGATAAAAGCGGCTCGCAGATGCTAGGTAGCTACGCCGATGCGAACAGACCGATGCTTGAGTTTCAATGGAGCCTGCCGGACAGTCTGGCGGCCAGTCGTCAGAGCCAGATAAAGCGCATAGAAGAGCAAAAGGCCGCACTTGAGCTAAGCGACGAAGAGAGTATGCTGGCTGCGAGACTTGGCGGGCTTGAGAGCAAGATAAAGCGCCTGACATCGCAGGTGCAGATAGCCCAGCTAAAGCAAGACGCCTTGAAGCAAAATTTGCAAAATTTTACCCGCCGTTACCAAAGTGGAGCGATCAAATACGGAGAATTTTTATTTTTGCTTGATAAAAATTTCAGCGACAGGCTAAATTTCATACTAGACAGCGACGAGCTCGAGATCACGAAGCTTGAATATTTTTACGAGCGCGCAGAGGATGTCACTACGAGGATAAAAGGATGA
- a CDS encoding site-specific integrase codes for MADKLIKVNLDNADCKNIYFVNNDDLFAGKEIVKAPTYISRDYKLILRITIVNISGMRTQTKKTYSFNKKITFLQAIKEVASKREGLLSKLKEGKHKEIKIKIPTLSQAWGRYMDMKKNQLSSNTLASYNLFTNKWILSDSKLAKTPITHITTEMLQSIVNKMLDLGMSPRTSKSVKEALRPMFNLYVLEGMVKTNPASLIQIPKFDNQVNIELDDEKIRELYDALYGYPVEPFRSIFVWLSHGRRLNEVLSLEWRDINIPNGIYNIRYENNKVRKPMTYKLSNELLETLKNIDRQESGYIFHAITDKSKKIDKNTIRPHWEKILAKLGIKIRIHDLRHLIGGVLVSEGKTLEQIASILGHTSTNVTKRYSKVRREVAAESLDDFFKRVKK; via the coding sequence GTGGCGGATAAGCTGATTAAAGTCAATCTTGATAATGCGGATTGTAAAAACATATATTTTGTAAATAATGACGATTTGTTCGCTGGAAAAGAGATCGTAAAAGCTCCAACTTACATTAGTAGAGACTATAAACTGATATTAAGAATTACTATTGTAAATATTAGCGGCATGAGAACTCAAACCAAGAAAACATATTCCTTTAATAAAAAAATCACTTTCTTGCAAGCAATTAAGGAGGTGGCGTCAAAAAGAGAAGGGCTTTTGAGCAAGCTCAAAGAGGGTAAGCATAAAGAGATAAAAATAAAAATACCGACATTAAGTCAGGCGTGGGGCAGATATATGGATATGAAGAAAAATCAACTATCCTCAAATACGCTTGCTTCCTATAATCTATTTACAAATAAATGGATACTGTCTGATTCTAAGCTAGCCAAAACGCCTATAACCCACATTACCACCGAAATGCTGCAAAGCATAGTGAATAAAATGCTAGATTTAGGTATGAGCCCTAGAACCTCAAAATCTGTTAAAGAAGCTCTTAGGCCTATGTTTAACCTGTATGTTTTGGAGGGTATGGTTAAAACCAACCCAGCTAGCTTGATTCAAATACCTAAATTTGACAACCAGGTAAATATTGAGCTAGATGACGAAAAAATAAGGGAACTATACGATGCGCTATATGGTTATCCGGTAGAACCGTTTAGAAGTATATTTGTGTGGCTTTCGCATGGCAGAAGACTAAATGAGGTTTTGAGTTTAGAATGGAGAGACATAAATATACCAAATGGCATATATAATATTAGATACGAAAATAATAAAGTTAGAAAGCCTATGACTTATAAATTAAGCAATGAGCTTTTAGAAACCCTTAAAAATATAGATAGGCAAGAAAGTGGCTATATATTTCACGCCATAACAGATAAGAGTAAAAAAATAGATAAAAATACGATCAGACCTCATTGGGAAAAGATATTAGCAAAGCTTGGGATAAAAATTAGAATTCACGATTTAAGGCACTTGATAGGCGGAGTTTTGGTTTCGGAGGGTAAAACGTTAGAGCAGATAGCTTCTATACTAGGCCATACTTCTACAAATGTTACAAAAAGATATTCAAAGGTCAGAAGAGAAGTGGCTGCCGAAAGCCTAGATGATTTTTTTAAAAGAGTAAAAAAATAA
- a CDS encoding EamA family transporter — protein MKKLVFVTILWAFSFSLIGEFLAGRLDSYFAVFARVALACAVFLPFTKFRRVPLRLALGVMAIGAVQIGVMYLFYYNSFLYLSVAEVALFTIFTPFYVTIVYDAFALRFRALYLLSVGIAVFGALVIKYGSINEGVLKGFLLVQGANLCFGAGQSAYKILLEKYNVSQKSVFGYFHFGAFFVTLAALLAFGNFERMNPSATQILVLLWLGIVASGLGYYLWNKGACEVDSGVLAIMNNALIPAAIIVNLVIWHKDADLLRLLIGGAIMYVSLMVHKKIVKIYENRAVA, from the coding sequence ATGAAAAAGCTCGTTTTTGTGACGATACTTTGGGCGTTTAGCTTTAGTTTGATAGGCGAATTTTTAGCCGGGCGGCTGGATAGCTATTTTGCCGTTTTTGCGCGTGTGGCGCTTGCTTGCGCGGTATTTTTGCCATTTACGAAATTTAGGCGCGTGCCGCTACGCCTAGCACTTGGCGTGATGGCGATCGGTGCGGTGCAAATCGGCGTGATGTATCTTTTTTATTACAACTCGTTTTTGTATCTTAGCGTCGCTGAGGTCGCGCTATTTACGATATTTACGCCATTTTACGTGACGATAGTCTATGACGCGTTCGCACTTAGGTTTAGAGCGCTTTATCTGCTCAGCGTTGGCATCGCGGTCTTTGGCGCGCTCGTGATAAAATACGGCTCGATAAACGAGGGCGTTTTAAAGGGCTTTTTGCTCGTTCAAGGTGCGAATCTATGCTTTGGAGCGGGGCAAAGTGCATATAAAATTTTGCTTGAAAAATATAACGTGAGCCAAAAAAGCGTGTTTGGATATTTTCATTTCGGTGCGTTTTTCGTGACCCTAGCAGCGCTTTTGGCGTTTGGGAATTTTGAGCGGATGAACCCGAGTGCCACGCAGATTTTGGTCTTGCTTTGGCTTGGTATCGTGGCTAGCGGACTTGGGTATTATCTATGGAACAAAGGCGCTTGCGAAGTCGATAGCGGTGTGCTTGCCATCATGAACAACGCGCTCATCCCGGCCGCTATTATCGTAAATTTAGTGATCTGGCACAAAGACGCGGATCTTTTGAGGTTGCTTATTGGCGGAGCGATAATGTATGTTTCGCTGATGGTGCATAAAAAAATCGTGAAAATTTATGAGAATAGGGCGGTAGCGTAG